A genomic segment from Microtus pennsylvanicus isolate mMicPen1 chromosome 21, mMicPen1.hap1, whole genome shotgun sequence encodes:
- the Eif2b4 gene encoding translation initiation factor eIF2B subunit delta isoform X3: protein MAAVAVAVREESRSEMKTELSPRPGAAGREMTQEEKLQLRKEKKQQKKKRKEEKGADQDAGSTVSAAQRQVDPTRELPGPGSQSGGTAGEKVPAGRSKAELRAERRAKQEAERALKQARKGEQEGPPPQACPSTAGEASAGVKRLPEPTQVNDPSPPRRLTRKPERQQVPTRKDYGSKVSLFSHLPQYSRQNSLTQYMSVPSSVIHPAMVRLGLQYSQGLVSGSNARCIALLHALQQVIQDYTTPPSEELSRDLVNKLKPYISFLAQCRPLSASMCNAIKFLNKEITGMSSSKREEEAKSELREAIDRYMQEKIVLAAQAISRFASKKISNGDVILVYGCSSLVSRILQEAWVEGKQFRVVVVDSRPRLEGRHMLRSLVRAGVPTSYLLIPAASYVLPEVSKVLLGAHALLANGSVMSRVGTAQLALVARAHNVPVLVCCETYKFCERVQTDAFVSNELDDPDDLQCKRGEQVVLANWQNHPSLRLLNLVYDVTPPELVDLVITELGMIPCSSVPVVLRVKSSDQ, encoded by the exons ATGGCTGCGGTGGCGGTGGCCGTTCGCGAAG AGTCCAGATCCGAGATGAAAACAGAACTTTCTCCTCGGCCAGGG GCAGCGGGGCGGGAGATGACCCAAGAAGAGAAGCTTCAGCTtcggaaagaaaagaaacagcagaagAAGAAGcggaaggaggaaaagggggcAGACCAAGACGCTGGCTCTACCGTATCTGCAGCTCAGCGGCAAG TAGACCCAACCAGAGAACTCCCAGGACCCGGTAGTCAGTCGGGAGGCACTGCTGGGGAGAAAGTTCCAGCTGGCCGGAGTAAGGCCGAACTTCGTGCTGAAAGGAGagccaagcaggaggcagagcgGGCCCTGAAACAGGCAAGGAAAGGGGAACAAGAAGGGCCCCCTCCTCAGGCCTGCCCCAGTACAGCTGGAGAAGCCTCAGCAG GTGTGAAGCGCCTCCCGGAGCCCACCCAGGTCAACGACCCCTCACCTCCAAGGAGGCTTACTAGAAAGCCAGAGAGACAGCAG GTTCCTACACGAAAGGATTATGGATCCAAAGTCAGTCTCTTCTCCCATCTACCCCAGTACAGCAGACAAAACTCCTTGACCCAGTACATGAG CGTCCCATCCTCTGTGATCCACCCAGCCATGGTGCGACTCGGTCTGCAGTACTCCCAGGGCCTCGTCAGTGGCTCCAATGCCCGGTGCATCGCACTCCTCCACGCCTTGCAGCAG GTGATTCAGGATTACACAACACCTCCCAGTGAGGAACTCTCCAGGGATcttgtaaataaattaaaaccctACATCAG CTTCCTGGCCCAGTGCCGCCCCCTGTCGGCAAGCATGTGCAACGCCATCAAGTTCCTTAACAAGGAAATCACTGGCATGAGCAGCTCCAAGCGGGAAGAGGAG GCCAAGTCAGAACTTAGAGAAGCCATCGATCGGTATATGCAAGAGAAGATCGTGCTTGCAGCTCAGGCAATTTCACGATTTGCTTCTAAGAAGATCAGTAATGGGGACGTGATCCTGGTATATGGATG CTCCTCTCTAGTGTCACGGATTCTTCAGGAAGCATGGGTTGAGGGTAAGCAGTTtcgagtggtggtggtggacagCCGGCCCCGACTTGAGGGAAGGCACATGCTCCGTTCTCTTGTCCGTGCTGGGGTCCCAACTTCCTACCTGCTGATTCCTGCAGCCTCCTATGTACTCCCAGAG GTTTCCAAGGTGCTATTGGGAGCTCACGCACTCCTGGCCAATGGATCTGTGATGTCTCGGGTAGGGACGGCACAGTTGGCCCTCGTAGCTCGAGCACATAATGTTCCAGTACTGGTCTGCTGTGAAACATACAAGTTCTGTGAACGTGTGCAGACTGATGCCTTTGTCTCTAACGAGCTAG ATGACCCCGATGATCTGCAGTGTAAGCGGGGAGAACAGGTGGTCTTGGCGAACTGGCAGAACCATCCATCGCTCCGGTTATTGAATCTGGTCTATGATGTGACTCCCCCTGAGCTCGTGGATCTGGTGATCACAGAACTGGGCATGATCCCTTGTAGCTCTGTGCCTGTTGTCCTTCGAGTCAAGAGCAGTGACCAGTGA
- the Eif2b4 gene encoding translation initiation factor eIF2B subunit delta isoform X2, with product MPTQQPTAPTSLPKPSRSLSGSLCALFSDAESRSEMKTELSPRPGAAGREMTQEEKLQLRKEKKQQKKKRKEEKGADQDAGSTVSAAQRQDPTRELPGPGSQSGGTAGEKVPAGRSKAELRAERRAKQEAERALKQARKGEQEGPPPQACPSTAGEASAGVKRLPEPTQVNDPSPPRRLTRKPERQQVPTRKDYGSKVSLFSHLPQYSRQNSLTQYMSVPSSVIHPAMVRLGLQYSQGLVSGSNARCIALLHALQQVIQDYTTPPSEELSRDLVNKLKPYISFLAQCRPLSASMCNAIKFLNKEITGMSSSKREEEAKSELREAIDRYMQEKIVLAAQAISRFASKKISNGDVILVYGCSSLVSRILQEAWVEGKQFRVVVVDSRPRLEGRHMLRSLVRAGVPTSYLLIPAASYVLPEVSKVLLGAHALLANGSVMSRVGTAQLALVARAHNVPVLVCCETYKFCERVQTDAFVSNELDDPDDLQCKRGEQVVLANWQNHPSLRLLNLVYDVTPPELVDLVITELGMIPCSSVPVVLRVKSSDQ from the exons ATGCCAACCCAGCAGCCTACTGCGCCGACAAGTCTCCCCAAGCCCTCCCGGAGCCTCTCTGGCTCACTTTGTGCCCTGTTTTCTGATGCAGAGTCCAGATCCGAGATGAAAACAGAACTTTCTCCTCGGCCAGGG GCAGCGGGGCGGGAGATGACCCAAGAAGAGAAGCTTCAGCTtcggaaagaaaagaaacagcagaagAAGAAGcggaaggaggaaaagggggcAGACCAAGACGCTGGCTCTACCGTATCTGCAGCTCAGCGGCAAG ACCCAACCAGAGAACTCCCAGGACCCGGTAGTCAGTCGGGAGGCACTGCTGGGGAGAAAGTTCCAGCTGGCCGGAGTAAGGCCGAACTTCGTGCTGAAAGGAGagccaagcaggaggcagagcgGGCCCTGAAACAGGCAAGGAAAGGGGAACAAGAAGGGCCCCCTCCTCAGGCCTGCCCCAGTACAGCTGGAGAAGCCTCAGCAG GTGTGAAGCGCCTCCCGGAGCCCACCCAGGTCAACGACCCCTCACCTCCAAGGAGGCTTACTAGAAAGCCAGAGAGACAGCAG GTTCCTACACGAAAGGATTATGGATCCAAAGTCAGTCTCTTCTCCCATCTACCCCAGTACAGCAGACAAAACTCCTTGACCCAGTACATGAG CGTCCCATCCTCTGTGATCCACCCAGCCATGGTGCGACTCGGTCTGCAGTACTCCCAGGGCCTCGTCAGTGGCTCCAATGCCCGGTGCATCGCACTCCTCCACGCCTTGCAGCAG GTGATTCAGGATTACACAACACCTCCCAGTGAGGAACTCTCCAGGGATcttgtaaataaattaaaaccctACATCAG CTTCCTGGCCCAGTGCCGCCCCCTGTCGGCAAGCATGTGCAACGCCATCAAGTTCCTTAACAAGGAAATCACTGGCATGAGCAGCTCCAAGCGGGAAGAGGAG GCCAAGTCAGAACTTAGAGAAGCCATCGATCGGTATATGCAAGAGAAGATCGTGCTTGCAGCTCAGGCAATTTCACGATTTGCTTCTAAGAAGATCAGTAATGGGGACGTGATCCTGGTATATGGATG CTCCTCTCTAGTGTCACGGATTCTTCAGGAAGCATGGGTTGAGGGTAAGCAGTTtcgagtggtggtggtggacagCCGGCCCCGACTTGAGGGAAGGCACATGCTCCGTTCTCTTGTCCGTGCTGGGGTCCCAACTTCCTACCTGCTGATTCCTGCAGCCTCCTATGTACTCCCAGAG GTTTCCAAGGTGCTATTGGGAGCTCACGCACTCCTGGCCAATGGATCTGTGATGTCTCGGGTAGGGACGGCACAGTTGGCCCTCGTAGCTCGAGCACATAATGTTCCAGTACTGGTCTGCTGTGAAACATACAAGTTCTGTGAACGTGTGCAGACTGATGCCTTTGTCTCTAACGAGCTAG ATGACCCCGATGATCTGCAGTGTAAGCGGGGAGAACAGGTGGTCTTGGCGAACTGGCAGAACCATCCATCGCTCCGGTTATTGAATCTGGTCTATGATGTGACTCCCCCTGAGCTCGTGGATCTGGTGATCACAGAACTGGGCATGATCCCTTGTAGCTCTGTGCCTGTTGTCCTTCGAGTCAAGAGCAGTGACCAGTGA
- the Eif2b4 gene encoding translation initiation factor eIF2B subunit delta isoform X4, protein MAAVAVAVREESRSEMKTELSPRPGAAGREMTQEEKLQLRKEKKQQKKKRKEEKGADQDAGSTVSAAQRQDPTRELPGPGSQSGGTAGEKVPAGRSKAELRAERRAKQEAERALKQARKGEQEGPPPQACPSTAGEASAGVKRLPEPTQVNDPSPPRRLTRKPERQQVPTRKDYGSKVSLFSHLPQYSRQNSLTQYMSVPSSVIHPAMVRLGLQYSQGLVSGSNARCIALLHALQQVIQDYTTPPSEELSRDLVNKLKPYISFLAQCRPLSASMCNAIKFLNKEITGMSSSKREEEAKSELREAIDRYMQEKIVLAAQAISRFASKKISNGDVILVYGCSSLVSRILQEAWVEGKQFRVVVVDSRPRLEGRHMLRSLVRAGVPTSYLLIPAASYVLPEVSKVLLGAHALLANGSVMSRVGTAQLALVARAHNVPVLVCCETYKFCERVQTDAFVSNELDDPDDLQCKRGEQVVLANWQNHPSLRLLNLVYDVTPPELVDLVITELGMIPCSSVPVVLRVKSSDQ, encoded by the exons ATGGCTGCGGTGGCGGTGGCCGTTCGCGAAG AGTCCAGATCCGAGATGAAAACAGAACTTTCTCCTCGGCCAGGG GCAGCGGGGCGGGAGATGACCCAAGAAGAGAAGCTTCAGCTtcggaaagaaaagaaacagcagaagAAGAAGcggaaggaggaaaagggggcAGACCAAGACGCTGGCTCTACCGTATCTGCAGCTCAGCGGCAAG ACCCAACCAGAGAACTCCCAGGACCCGGTAGTCAGTCGGGAGGCACTGCTGGGGAGAAAGTTCCAGCTGGCCGGAGTAAGGCCGAACTTCGTGCTGAAAGGAGagccaagcaggaggcagagcgGGCCCTGAAACAGGCAAGGAAAGGGGAACAAGAAGGGCCCCCTCCTCAGGCCTGCCCCAGTACAGCTGGAGAAGCCTCAGCAG GTGTGAAGCGCCTCCCGGAGCCCACCCAGGTCAACGACCCCTCACCTCCAAGGAGGCTTACTAGAAAGCCAGAGAGACAGCAG GTTCCTACACGAAAGGATTATGGATCCAAAGTCAGTCTCTTCTCCCATCTACCCCAGTACAGCAGACAAAACTCCTTGACCCAGTACATGAG CGTCCCATCCTCTGTGATCCACCCAGCCATGGTGCGACTCGGTCTGCAGTACTCCCAGGGCCTCGTCAGTGGCTCCAATGCCCGGTGCATCGCACTCCTCCACGCCTTGCAGCAG GTGATTCAGGATTACACAACACCTCCCAGTGAGGAACTCTCCAGGGATcttgtaaataaattaaaaccctACATCAG CTTCCTGGCCCAGTGCCGCCCCCTGTCGGCAAGCATGTGCAACGCCATCAAGTTCCTTAACAAGGAAATCACTGGCATGAGCAGCTCCAAGCGGGAAGAGGAG GCCAAGTCAGAACTTAGAGAAGCCATCGATCGGTATATGCAAGAGAAGATCGTGCTTGCAGCTCAGGCAATTTCACGATTTGCTTCTAAGAAGATCAGTAATGGGGACGTGATCCTGGTATATGGATG CTCCTCTCTAGTGTCACGGATTCTTCAGGAAGCATGGGTTGAGGGTAAGCAGTTtcgagtggtggtggtggacagCCGGCCCCGACTTGAGGGAAGGCACATGCTCCGTTCTCTTGTCCGTGCTGGGGTCCCAACTTCCTACCTGCTGATTCCTGCAGCCTCCTATGTACTCCCAGAG GTTTCCAAGGTGCTATTGGGAGCTCACGCACTCCTGGCCAATGGATCTGTGATGTCTCGGGTAGGGACGGCACAGTTGGCCCTCGTAGCTCGAGCACATAATGTTCCAGTACTGGTCTGCTGTGAAACATACAAGTTCTGTGAACGTGTGCAGACTGATGCCTTTGTCTCTAACGAGCTAG ATGACCCCGATGATCTGCAGTGTAAGCGGGGAGAACAGGTGGTCTTGGCGAACTGGCAGAACCATCCATCGCTCCGGTTATTGAATCTGGTCTATGATGTGACTCCCCCTGAGCTCGTGGATCTGGTGATCACAGAACTGGGCATGATCCCTTGTAGCTCTGTGCCTGTTGTCCTTCGAGTCAAGAGCAGTGACCAGTGA
- the Snx17 gene encoding sorting nexin-17 isoform X2 encodes MHFSIPETESRSGDSGGSAYVAYNIHVNGVLHCRVRYSQLLGLHEQLRKEYGANVLPAFPPKKLFSLTPAEVEQRREQLEKYMQAVRQDPLLGSSETFNSFLRRAQQETQQVPTEEVSLEVLLSNGQKVLVNVLTSDQTEDVLEAVAAKLDLPDDLIGYFSLFLVREKEDGAFSFVRKLQEFELPYVSVTSLRSHEYKIVLRKSYWDSAYDDDVMENRVGLNLLYAQTVSDIEHGWILVTKEQHRQLKSLQDKVSKKEFLRLAQTLRHYGYLRFDACVADFPEKDCPVVVSAGNSELSLQLRLPGQQLREGSFRVTRMRCWRVTSSVPLPSGSTSSPSRGRGEVRLELAFEYLMSKDRLQWVTITSPQAIMMSICLQSMVDELMVKKSGGSIRKMLRRRVGGTLKRSDSQQAVKSPPLLESPDASRESMVKLSSKLSAVSLRGIGSPSTDASASAVHGNFAFEGIGDEDL; translated from the exons ATGCACTTTTCCATTCCTGAAACCGAGTCCCGCAGCGGGGACAGCGGCGGCTCCGCCTACGTG GCCTATAACATTCACGTGAATGGAGTCCTGCACTGTCGGGTGCGCTACAGCCAGCTCCTGGGGCTGCACGAGCAG cTTCGGAAGGAGTATGGGGCCAATGTGCTTCCTGCGTTCCCCCCAAAGAAGCTTTTCTCTCTGACACCTGCAGAGGTAGAACAGAGGCGAGAGCAGTTAGAGAAATACATGCAAGctg TTCGGCAAGACCCATTgcttgggagcagtgagaccttTAATAGTTTTCTACGTCGGGCCCAACAG GAGACACAGCAAGTCCCCACAGAGGAGGTTTCCTTGGAAGTGCTGCTCAGCAATGGACAGAAAGTTCTGGTCAATGTGTTAACGTCTGACCAGACTGAAGATGTCCTGGAG GCTGTGGCTGCAAAGCTGGATCTTCCGGATGACTTGATCGGGTATTTTAGTCTCTTCCTTGTTCGAGAAAAAGAGGATGGAGCCTTTTCTT TTGTACGGAAGCTGCAGGAGTTTGAGCTGCCTTATGTATCTGTCACCAGTCTTCGGAGTCATGAGTACAAGATTGTGCTAAGAAAGAG TTACTGGGACTCTGCCTATGACGACGATGTCATGGAGAACCGGGTTGGCCTGAACCTGCTTTATGCTCAG ACAGTGTCTGATATTGAGCATGGGTGGATCCTGGTCACCAAAGAGCAGCACCGGCAGCTCAAATCTCTGCAAGACAAAGTCTCCAAGAAGGAG TTCTTACGACTGGCCCAAACCCTGCGGCACTATGGCTACCTGCGCTTTGATGCCTGTGTGGCTGACTTTCCAGAGAAGGACTGCCCTGTGGTAGTCAGCGCAGGCAACAGTGAGCTCAGTCTCCAGCTGCGACTGCCTGGCCAGCAACTCCGTGAAGGCTCTTTCCGGGTTACCCGCATGCGATGCTGGCGGGTCACCTCCTCT GTGCCACTCCCCAGTGGAAGCACGAGCAGTCCTAGCCGGGGTCGGGGTGAGGTGCGTCTGGAACTGGCTTTCGAATACCTCATGAGCAAGGACCGGCTACAGTGGGTCACCATCACCAGCCCACAG GCTATTATGATGAGCATCTGCTTGCAGTCCATGGTGGACGAGCTGATGGTGAAGAAGTCCGGGGGCAGTATCAGGAAG ATGCTGCGTCGGCGAGTAGGGGGTACCCTGAAACGTTCAGACAGCCAGCAAGCAGTGAAGTCTCCACCATTGCTC gAGTCACCAGACGCCAGCCGGGAATCCATGGTCAAACTCTCA AGTAAGCTGAGTGCCGTGAGCTTGCGGGGAATTGGCAGTCCCAGCACAGATGCCAGTGCCAGTGCCGTCCATGGCAATTTCGCCTTCGAGGGCATTGGAGATGAGGATCTGTAA
- the Snx17 gene encoding sorting nexin-17 isoform X1: MQAVRQDPLLGSSETFNSFLRRAQQETQQVPTEEVSLEVLLSNGQKVLVNVLTSDQTEDVLEAVAAKLDLPDDLIGYFSLFLVREKEDGAFSFVRKLQEFELPYVSVTSLRSHEYKIVLRKSYWDSAYDDDVMENRVGLNLLYAQTVSDIEHGWILVTKEQHRQLKSLQDKVSKKEFLRLAQTLRHYGYLRFDACVADFPEKDCPVVVSAGNSELSLQLRLPGQQLREGSFRVTRMRCWRVTSSVPLPSGSTSSPSRGRGEVRLELAFEYLMSKDRLQWVTITSPQAIMMSICLQSMVDELMVKKSGGSIRKMLRRRVGGTLKRSDSQQAVKSPPLLESPDASRESMVKLSSKLSAVSLRGIGSPSTDASASAVHGNFAFEGIGDEDL; encoded by the exons ATGCAAGctg TTCGGCAAGACCCATTgcttgggagcagtgagaccttTAATAGTTTTCTACGTCGGGCCCAACAG GAGACACAGCAAGTCCCCACAGAGGAGGTTTCCTTGGAAGTGCTGCTCAGCAATGGACAGAAAGTTCTGGTCAATGTGTTAACGTCTGACCAGACTGAAGATGTCCTGGAG GCTGTGGCTGCAAAGCTGGATCTTCCGGATGACTTGATCGGGTATTTTAGTCTCTTCCTTGTTCGAGAAAAAGAGGATGGAGCCTTTTCTT TTGTACGGAAGCTGCAGGAGTTTGAGCTGCCTTATGTATCTGTCACCAGTCTTCGGAGTCATGAGTACAAGATTGTGCTAAGAAAGAG TTACTGGGACTCTGCCTATGACGACGATGTCATGGAGAACCGGGTTGGCCTGAACCTGCTTTATGCTCAG ACAGTGTCTGATATTGAGCATGGGTGGATCCTGGTCACCAAAGAGCAGCACCGGCAGCTCAAATCTCTGCAAGACAAAGTCTCCAAGAAGGAG TTCTTACGACTGGCCCAAACCCTGCGGCACTATGGCTACCTGCGCTTTGATGCCTGTGTGGCTGACTTTCCAGAGAAGGACTGCCCTGTGGTAGTCAGCGCAGGCAACAGTGAGCTCAGTCTCCAGCTGCGACTGCCTGGCCAGCAACTCCGTGAAGGCTCTTTCCGGGTTACCCGCATGCGATGCTGGCGGGTCACCTCCTCT GTGCCACTCCCCAGTGGAAGCACGAGCAGTCCTAGCCGGGGTCGGGGTGAGGTGCGTCTGGAACTGGCTTTCGAATACCTCATGAGCAAGGACCGGCTACAGTGGGTCACCATCACCAGCCCACAG GCTATTATGATGAGCATCTGCTTGCAGTCCATGGTGGACGAGCTGATGGTGAAGAAGTCCGGGGGCAGTATCAGGAAG ATGCTGCGTCGGCGAGTAGGGGGTACCCTGAAACGTTCAGACAGCCAGCAAGCAGTGAAGTCTCCACCATTGCTC gAGTCACCAGACGCCAGCCGGGAATCCATGGTCAAACTCTCA AGTAAGCTGAGTGCCGTGAGCTTGCGGGGAATTGGCAGTCCCAGCACAGATGCCAGTGCCAGTGCCGTCCATGGCAATTTCGCCTTCGAGGGCATTGGAGATGAGGATCTGTAA
- the Eif2b4 gene encoding translation initiation factor eIF2B subunit delta isoform X1, with protein sequence MPTQQPTAPTSLPKPSRSLSGSLCALFSDAESRSEMKTELSPRPGAAGREMTQEEKLQLRKEKKQQKKKRKEEKGADQDAGSTVSAAQRQVDPTRELPGPGSQSGGTAGEKVPAGRSKAELRAERRAKQEAERALKQARKGEQEGPPPQACPSTAGEASAGVKRLPEPTQVNDPSPPRRLTRKPERQQVPTRKDYGSKVSLFSHLPQYSRQNSLTQYMSVPSSVIHPAMVRLGLQYSQGLVSGSNARCIALLHALQQVIQDYTTPPSEELSRDLVNKLKPYISFLAQCRPLSASMCNAIKFLNKEITGMSSSKREEEAKSELREAIDRYMQEKIVLAAQAISRFASKKISNGDVILVYGCSSLVSRILQEAWVEGKQFRVVVVDSRPRLEGRHMLRSLVRAGVPTSYLLIPAASYVLPEVSKVLLGAHALLANGSVMSRVGTAQLALVARAHNVPVLVCCETYKFCERVQTDAFVSNELDDPDDLQCKRGEQVVLANWQNHPSLRLLNLVYDVTPPELVDLVITELGMIPCSSVPVVLRVKSSDQ encoded by the exons ATGCCAACCCAGCAGCCTACTGCGCCGACAAGTCTCCCCAAGCCCTCCCGGAGCCTCTCTGGCTCACTTTGTGCCCTGTTTTCTGATGCAGAGTCCAGATCCGAGATGAAAACAGAACTTTCTCCTCGGCCAGGG GCAGCGGGGCGGGAGATGACCCAAGAAGAGAAGCTTCAGCTtcggaaagaaaagaaacagcagaagAAGAAGcggaaggaggaaaagggggcAGACCAAGACGCTGGCTCTACCGTATCTGCAGCTCAGCGGCAAG TAGACCCAACCAGAGAACTCCCAGGACCCGGTAGTCAGTCGGGAGGCACTGCTGGGGAGAAAGTTCCAGCTGGCCGGAGTAAGGCCGAACTTCGTGCTGAAAGGAGagccaagcaggaggcagagcgGGCCCTGAAACAGGCAAGGAAAGGGGAACAAGAAGGGCCCCCTCCTCAGGCCTGCCCCAGTACAGCTGGAGAAGCCTCAGCAG GTGTGAAGCGCCTCCCGGAGCCCACCCAGGTCAACGACCCCTCACCTCCAAGGAGGCTTACTAGAAAGCCAGAGAGACAGCAG GTTCCTACACGAAAGGATTATGGATCCAAAGTCAGTCTCTTCTCCCATCTACCCCAGTACAGCAGACAAAACTCCTTGACCCAGTACATGAG CGTCCCATCCTCTGTGATCCACCCAGCCATGGTGCGACTCGGTCTGCAGTACTCCCAGGGCCTCGTCAGTGGCTCCAATGCCCGGTGCATCGCACTCCTCCACGCCTTGCAGCAG GTGATTCAGGATTACACAACACCTCCCAGTGAGGAACTCTCCAGGGATcttgtaaataaattaaaaccctACATCAG CTTCCTGGCCCAGTGCCGCCCCCTGTCGGCAAGCATGTGCAACGCCATCAAGTTCCTTAACAAGGAAATCACTGGCATGAGCAGCTCCAAGCGGGAAGAGGAG GCCAAGTCAGAACTTAGAGAAGCCATCGATCGGTATATGCAAGAGAAGATCGTGCTTGCAGCTCAGGCAATTTCACGATTTGCTTCTAAGAAGATCAGTAATGGGGACGTGATCCTGGTATATGGATG CTCCTCTCTAGTGTCACGGATTCTTCAGGAAGCATGGGTTGAGGGTAAGCAGTTtcgagtggtggtggtggacagCCGGCCCCGACTTGAGGGAAGGCACATGCTCCGTTCTCTTGTCCGTGCTGGGGTCCCAACTTCCTACCTGCTGATTCCTGCAGCCTCCTATGTACTCCCAGAG GTTTCCAAGGTGCTATTGGGAGCTCACGCACTCCTGGCCAATGGATCTGTGATGTCTCGGGTAGGGACGGCACAGTTGGCCCTCGTAGCTCGAGCACATAATGTTCCAGTACTGGTCTGCTGTGAAACATACAAGTTCTGTGAACGTGTGCAGACTGATGCCTTTGTCTCTAACGAGCTAG ATGACCCCGATGATCTGCAGTGTAAGCGGGGAGAACAGGTGGTCTTGGCGAACTGGCAGAACCATCCATCGCTCCGGTTATTGAATCTGGTCTATGATGTGACTCCCCCTGAGCTCGTGGATCTGGTGATCACAGAACTGGGCATGATCCCTTGTAGCTCTGTGCCTGTTGTCCTTCGAGTCAAGAGCAGTGACCAGTGA